A single window of Drosophila suzukii chromosome 3, CBGP_Dsuzu_IsoJpt1.0, whole genome shotgun sequence DNA harbors:
- the LOC136117571 gene encoding uncharacterized protein, whose protein sequence is MKESLEWQAQLRMAEEEEQKLWENPGYPPTPRYAPEPCILPPEVAEDWASSPPRWLPEIPPTPRYEGSTQWTPARPPTPRFEPPPPQQQLERKQPPPQQQLEHEQPPPQQQPERERRQQQETDPPRVLPAWCQFQPAEDD, encoded by the coding sequence ATGAAGGAGTCGTTGGAATGGCAGGCCCAACTGcggatggccgaggaggaggagcagaaGCTGTGGGAGAACCCAGGGTACCCACCCACGCCGAGGTATGCACCCGAGCCCTGCATCCTGCCGCCAGAAGTGGCAGAAGACTGGGCGTCCtcacctccgcggtggctgcccgaaatcccacccacaccgcggtacgaggggtcaacgcagtggacgccagcacgaccacccacgccgaggttcgagccgccaccaccgcagcagcagctcgaacGCAAGCAGCCACCtccgcagcagcagctcgaacacgagcagccaccaccgcagcagcagcccgAACGCGAGCGACGTCAGCAGCAAGAGACCGATCCGCCTCGGGTGTTGCCAGCGTGGTGCCAGTTtcagccggctgaggacgACTAA